The DNA window TTTTGCATTTCATTTCTTGAAAATTTTCAAGGAACTGCTGAAATTTCGGTGGTACCTAGAATCGTTGTGAAAGAAGAGAGAGGAAAGTTTAACTCGTTAATTAGCAGCTCACAACAACTGGTGGATATCTCGATGAAAGCTGTTTTTGCTGGGTTTATTTTGACCATTGGCGTACAAAATATTTACTTGTTTAATGCCTTAACCTTTTTAGTAGCAGCCATATTTTTTAGTATGCTAAAGATAAAGTCGACAACAGGAGAGGCAAAACAAACAACAGGAAATTGGGAACAGTATCAATCCAGTTTGAAAACTGGATTTGCGTATTTTTTCAAATCAAAAATTGTCTTTATTTGCTTGCCGTTTTTAATCGCTAACTTTTCTTTTGGTATGGCTGAAGCTATTCTTCCAGTCTACGCCAGTGAAAGAGGAGGAGCTGAACAATACGGCATCGTCATTATCGCCATCACACTCGGCAATTTGGCAGGATCTTTACTAGTAGTGAAAGTAATGAGATATCCGTTAGGGATTTTGATGATTGTTTTGCCACTTCTGTCATTTTTATTGTGGTCTTCATCCATTTTGGTGAGTCACAACGGAATCTCCACCTTCCTTTTGGAATGATGAGCATTCTATTAATCACGTTTTTGCAGACATCGATTGAAGAGCATTTACTAGCAAGAGTGTCGTCGATTATCGATAGTATGTTAGTATCTGCCATGCCGCTCGGTGCCTTGCTTGGCGGAATTTTATCGCCTGTCATTGGTGTTGGGAACATGATGCTAGTGAGTTCAACAGGTTTACTGGCCATTGTTTTTTACTTTTTGTTCAATAAAAACATTCGCTCCTTGCCGAAAATTGAAGACATTCAATTACAAGAATAAAAAAGCCATTAAGCTTTTTTAGGCTTACTGGCTTTTGCGTCTGTTTCATAAGTTAGGATAGAAAACGTATAGTTTGTCTTGTCATCTGTAGAAGAGCGCTTACTGATCAATTTTTCGATTTCCTCATTGATCTTCAGCCATTCGGAATGTGTGAGAGAAACTGTCGCTTCTCGGTACATGGCACGCGTTTCACCTGTGTCTTCTAAATCAGCCTTCAGCAAATTCGCGCCTTTGTTGAAGGTTAGAAACATATGAGATAGTAGCGCCGCCGAATTTGTGCGAGCTAGTTCTCCTTCAATGCTCATAAATTCTTCGTTAGTAGCGAACAATTGACGAGAAGAGTAATATTTTTCGATTAAGTTACCAACTTGTTTTTCTTCACTCACTTGAATAAGTCCTGTATCCAAAAGCTTTTGGATCGGGTAATACAGCCTCGAAGGCTTGTCATCCAATTCACTAGCAATTTCTTTCACAGTTTTGTCTACAGCTTGAATCGAGTACAAAATCGCCTCTATTTTAGGGTCAGCAATCAATTTCATCAAATCAAAATTACTCGTCATGAGTCCACTCCTTTATCTTTCGTATAAATTAATTTTAACGGATTAATTCTTTTTAACAATGGCTGATGAAGATAAAGTGAGGCTTACGACTATTTTTATATCTACAGAGAGAAACTCGCTCTATGAAACTTACATCAATCCCAACCGTATTACCTAAAAAGGAGTGATCTTTAAGCATATGAAAATTTTCAGGCTAGCATTACTAATAATAGGAATGGCTTCAGCAATCGTCTGTATGGGAATTGGTATTTTTATATTCATTCACCCAGCTACTGAAAGAGTTCAGTTTTTAACACAACTATCCTATGTTTTAATAGTGATCACTCTCCTAAGTGGAGTAATGATTAATAAATTAAGAAGATCAAAAAGTACCCAATCATAAAGAAAGCAGCATATCTAAAATATTACTCACAGAGGCAAATCTATGGTTCGACGAAAAATCAATATGCTTAGTATGCAAAAGAGAAAGAGAAGGCGGGGAAATCGTACATATTAAAATGTGTTATCCAAAAAGAAGAAGGATGACTGAAATCAAGGTCTACTTAAAAAATGAAGCCTATTCTACGTGTGAATCTTGTTTCGGAAACCAGAAGAAATCAGTCTACAGTAGCTATCCATTATTATTTCTAAAAGCAGCAAGGGCGTTTTCCTTGCTGCTTTTTCTTACCTAAAAACTTGTGCCAGGATATGCAAGACCGATTAGTATCCTGATAACTCGAAAGTGAGTGGCAAACGAACCATTAGAATAGTTTATGTAGCTGATTCTTTAAGGTGATTTGCTGACAACTAACTATCAAATTTTAAAAAATATTGACAGAAAACTCTCATAAAAGTATACTTACAATAACTTAGTGAAGGTTCTTTGTCAAAAATAAATAAATAATGAAAGTCAGCTTTCATTATTTGTAAGCACTTTCATTAAAGAATTGAAACATTTTTAGAATTTATCGGGCTGCAAAAAATATGAATTTCGATAAGTGAGGTGAGTTGCTAAATGAAAACACAAACAAAGTTGGTCGGTCTTAAACCGACGCTATTAATGGCACAAATGAAAGCAGACTTCACAAAATCAGATATAAAAATTTACGAATACATTTTGGCGAACAAAGAGAAAGTTCTTTATCACTCTTTAACAGAAATGGCAGAAGCGTGTGTTGTGGCAGAAGCTACATTATTGCGGTTCTTTAGAAAATTAGACTACAAGGGCTTCCAAGACTTCAAGTTTATGCTTGCTCAAGAACTTTCATTAACCACAATCGATGCGGTAGAAAACACCTATGTTGATAAAGTGAAAAATAATGTGATTCAAGTAATTACAGATACTGCTGCAGTGGTAGAAGAAGATTTGCTAGACCAAGCCATCATTAAAATAGCAGCTTCTGAAGATCTTGTGATTTTTGGTATTGGTTCATCAGGAATTGCAGCACTAGACATGCAAAATAGGTTGATGCGTATCGGAAAAAATTCAAGTATCATCACCGATTC is part of the Planococcus kocurii genome and encodes:
- a CDS encoding MFS transporter, whose protein sequence is MLKDKNIRNLFWGRLVSTSGDSLYEIAVIWYVFELSQNAFYTGLAVAIVMIPNCFNFLLGPLIEKTNKAKVLIYAQFFQFFLMLLIPIGIGYGYESVFLVLGIMFCISFLENFQGTAEISVVPRIVVKEERGKFNSLISSSQQLVDISMKAVFAGFILTIGVQNIYLFNALTFLVAAIFFSMLKIKSTTGEAKQTTGNWEQYQSSLKTGFAYFFKSKIVFICLPFLIANFSFGMAEAILPVYASERGGAEQYGIVIIAITLGNLAGSLLVVKVMRYPLGILMIVLPLLSFLLWSSSILVSHNGISTFLLE
- a CDS encoding MurR/RpiR family transcriptional regulator, translated to MKTQTKLVGLKPTLLMAQMKADFTKSDIKIYEYILANKEKVLYHSLTEMAEACVVAEATLLRFFRKLDYKGFQDFKFMLAQELSLTTIDAVENTYVDKVKNNVIQVITDTAAVVEEDLLDQAIIKIAASEDLVIFGIGSSGIAALDMQNRLMRIGKNSSIITDSHFQMMRAASMTEKTVVIAVSLTGSTKDIVDAVSASKSNGATVIALTSYTKSPLTKFADLVLLSSSKESPLDSGSLISKISQLFLIDLICTGLALKNEQEAKVIQLKISENTANKLY
- a CDS encoding transcriptional regulator, whose protein sequence is MTSNFDLMKLIADPKIEAILYSIQAVDKTVKEIASELDDKPSRLYYPIQKLLDTGLIQVSEEKQVGNLIEKYYSSRQLFATNEEFMSIEGELARTNSAALLSHMFLTFNKGANLLKADLEDTGETRAMYREATVSLTHSEWLKINEEIEKLISKRSSTDDKTNYTFSILTYETDAKASKPKKA